The following is a genomic window from Vicia villosa cultivar HV-30 ecotype Madison, WI unplaced genomic scaffold, Vvil1.0 ctg.000742F_1_1, whole genome shotgun sequence.
gcatcagagcgccggttctaaggtgcaagcacttaaccgtgtttagaaaagattcaggaagagaaaaacgcttcagtaaaagatggctgatgaaactgcaaagtctacatctacatctggctctgctgagcaacacaacggtaacaatggttatactagaccgccggtatttgatggtgaaaactttgaatactggaaagataaactggaaagttactttcttggtctagatggtgatctatgggatcttctgatggatggttacaaacatccggtaaatgccagtggcgtaaagctgacaaggcaagaaatgagtgatgatcagaagaagcttttcaggaatcatcataaatgcagaactgttttgctgaatgctatctctcatgctgagtatgagaagatatctaacagggaaacggcctatgatatatatgagtccttcaaaatgactcatgaaggaaatgctcaagtcaaggagactaaagctctcgctttaatccagaagtatgaagccttcaagatggaggatgatgaagacattgaaaagatgttttcaagatttcaaactcttactgctggattgagagttcttgacaagggatacaccaaggctgatcacgtaaagaagatcatcagaagcttacccagaagatggggtcctatggtgaccgcatttaagattgcgaagaatctaaatgaagtctctttggaagagctgatcagtgccctgaggagtcatgaaattgaactggatgcaaacgagcctcaaaagaaaggtaagtctattgcattaaaatccaatatcaagaaatgcactaacgcttttcaggctagagaagaagatcctgaagaatcagaatctgaagaagaagatgaactgtccttgatctccagaaggctaaatcaactctggaagaacaagcaaaggaagttcagaggcgtcagaagttcaaagaaatttgaacgtggagaatcttctgatgacagaagatttgacaagaagaaggtcatgtgctatgaattcaatgagcctggacacttcaagaatgaatgtccaaaacttcagaaggaaaatcccaagaagaagtttcataagaagaaaggtcttatggcaacctgggatgagtcagaagatgattcagactctgaagatgagcaggctaactgtgcgctgatggcgacagaagatgacggatcagaatctacatcagaatcagattctgaagaggtattttctgaacttactagagatgagttagtttccggtctaacagaacttctggaattcaagtctcagattagtctcaaatacaaaaagctgaaaaagctatttgaatttgaaacaaagaagcttgagttagagaattctgaattaaaagaaaaacttttaaaattatccaataatgttggatctccttctgattcagaaaaatccactcctagtctaaaccatattctgaaagaatatgatttaagtttcaggaagttcttatctagaagtattggcagaagtcagctagcttctatgatatatgctgtgtctggaaacaaaagagtcggcattggttttgagggtgaaaccccatacaaacttgaacctgttgatgaaatgaaattcacatacaagccattgtatgatcagttcaagtatggccactcccatgatattaggcacacttcacatgctcaaagttttcacattacacacactaagaagcatgtgacacaacctaggaaatatcatgaaactcacattaagaattatcatgttgttcctcctattgcttacaatgttaaacccaagttcaatcagaacttgagaaaatctaacaagaaaggacccaagaaaatgtgggtacctaaggataagattattcctattgcagatatccttggctgcaaaaaggacaaagcacaacatgtcgtggtacctggactctggatgctcacgacacatgacaggaagaaggtctatgttccaagacctggtgcttaagtctggaggagaagtcaagtttggaggagatcagaagggcaagataattggctctggaactataaagtctggtaactctccttccatttctaatgtacttcttgtagaaggattaacacataacctcttatctatcagtcaattgagtgacaatggttatgatataatctttaatcaaaagtcttgcaaggctgtaaatcagaaggatggctcaatcctatttacaggcaagaggaagaataacatttataagacagatctgcaagatcttatgagtcagaaggtgacttgtcttatgtctgtttctgaagagcagtgggtctggcacagaagattaggtcatgctagtttgagaaagatttctcagattaacaaactggatcttgtcagaggactccctaatctgaaattcaaatcagatgctctttgtgaagcatgtcagaagggcaagttctccaaacctgcattcaagtccaagaatgttgtttctacctcaaggccattagaactcttgcacattgatctgtttggcccagtcaaaacagcatctgtcagagggaagaaatatggattagtcatcgtagatgattatagccgctggacgtgggtaaaattcttgaaacacaaggatgagtctcattcagtgttctttgatttctgcattcagattcaatctgaaaaagagtgtaaaatcataaaggtcagaagtgatcatggtggtgaatttgagaacagatcctttgaagagttcttcaaagaaaatggtattgcccatgatttctcttgtcctagaactccacagcaaaatggagttgtagaacgaaagaataggactctgcaagaaatggccagaaccatgatcaatgaaaccaatatggctaagcatttctgggcagaagcaataaacactgcatgctatattcagaatagaatctctatcagacctattctaaataagactccttatgaattgtggaagaatataaagcccaacatttcatatttccatccttttggatgtgtatgctttattctgaacactaaagatcatcttggtaagtttgattccaaagcacaaaaatgtttccttcttggatattctgaacgctcaaaaggctatagagtatacaatactgaaacattgattgtagaagaatcaatcaatatcaggtttgatgataagcttggttctgaaaaaccaaagcagtttgataattttgcagattgtgatattgatatatcagaagttgttgagccaagaagcaacgcatcagaagcagagcttctcagaagcaaagaatctgaagatcaagtatcagcttctctggagaatctaagcatttctgaagaaccatctgtcagaagatcatccagactcatttctggtcattcagaagatgtcattcttggaaagaaggatgatccaatcagaacaagagcattccttaagaacaatgcagactgtcaattaggtcttgtatctttgatcgagccaacttctgttgatcatgctctagaagatccagactggataattgctatgcaagaagaactgaatcagtttacaaggaatgatgtttgggatcttgttcctagaccagatgggttcaatataatcggtacaaaatgggtcttcagaaacaagctcagtgagaaaggtgaagtggtaaggaacaaatccagactggtggctcagggttatagtcagcaagaagggattgactatacagaaacctttgcaccagtggccaggttagaatctattcgtctattaatttcatttgccactcaacataacattactctctatcagatggatgttaagagtgccttcttaaatggttatatagatgaagaagtttatgtccatcaacctcctggttttgaagactccatgtctcctaatcatgtttttaaactaaagaaatcgttgtatggattgaaactagctcccagagcttggtatgaacgcttaagttcttttcttctggataatggtttcactagaggaaaagtggacactactctcttttgtaaaacctttaaaagggatattttaatttgtcaaatatatgtagatgatattatttttggaacatctaatgctactcttggaaaggagtttgctgagtctatgcaggctgagtttgaaatgagcatgatgggagaactcaagtatttccttggaatacaaataaatcaaacatcagaaggaacgtatgttcaccaaaccaagtatgtgaaggaacttctgaagaagtttaatcttctagactgcaaagaagccaaaactcctatgcatccaacatgcatcctaggtaaggatgaggtaagtaagaaggtagatcaaaagttatacagaggtatgattggatctcttctatatttgactgcttctagacctgacattctgttcagtgtttgtttgtgcgctagattccaatcagatcctagagaatctcatttaactgctgttaagagaattctaaggtatctgaaaggtactactaatgttggcttagtttacagaaaatctaaagaatacaacttagtaggattctgcgatgctgactatgctggagacagaattgaaagaaagagtacttcaggaagttgccaatttcttggaagtcatttgatctcctggtatagcaagaagcaagcaactattgctctctcaacaacagaagcagaatatgtcgctgctgctggttgcagtacacagatgctctggatgaagagtcagctagaagattatcagatatatgagagtaacattcctatattctgtgataatacttctgctatatgtttatctaagaatcctattcttcattcaaaagctaaacatattgagattaaacatcatttcataagggactatgttcagaagggtgttatatctttaaactttgtggatacagaccatcaatgggctgatatctttacaaaacccctggctgaagataggtttaagttcattctgaagaacatcagtatggatttatgcccagaatgagaagatgagaagttcttatgtatgagtatcttctgaaatgaaagtggattattttttaatcagaagttctgattgaaatcttttagaaattatgattcggttattactaacgtttcattgtctaagttgattcagaacctcttttaaagcaaaacagctgtaacgttttatctcggatggtaaacctgtctttactgttcatggataagcgcgcgtgcagttgaagggacgccgaccataggtaactgtgctagtcacctcatttttctttattatctctcctcatgtcacgtaacattaaatgctatccatcatttgtttcattttattttcttttaaatactcttcaaacgcttctccttccctcttatattttctctattacactctgtctctgttttctttctctatctctttgcattactcatcaagttttctctctctctctctcctgtttttttttctcttgctcaaacaaagtttttccttctttaaaaaaaatcctagttcaaacctagcgttcatcttgaatcctttgtctggatctcttaatcatgctctaagcctgttgaagatctatgactcaaaggcggcagatctctgcatatctcgggatggctctcctaatacctctcaagtcagacctcttctttgatgttgttatcaacttacatccaaagacagaagactttcttgagttatgggaagaggttaagaatgatattcttaacttctatgttaagagaaagccccgtttgcaacagcagttctctgtctgtgaactgtccctctcttcctctttggtctcttggatctctcctacagtggaggttctagtctggaaagacaagaagaccacagggattcttgatgggttgacacagaatgtgtcttgctagggttttgtttttaatttttgtagtcatttcctcttgggatgactttttatgtatttgctaggaatgtttctcatcttgttaaacataagaaccttttgtaatatcttttgattatcaatgaaaagtttctttgtttttacattccagtgattttatttgtcgttttattcatctgaattttttttgaattattcttttttgatgttatgacaaaaagggggagaagataaatgataaatgatttgattaatctatcagttgctgggtaaagctcccacacatttactaacaagaactgcaagttctatatggtttaagtgttttgcaggtataaagaagtgaagagaatcttcaaagcaaacacaagaagcaaaaccataagaagtgttattctgtaaaaagaataagctcatggaaactgaagcaagctgagtgctgtcaagcttcagaaatcagaagcaagaaagaagaatgaatcagaagcactgataatagaatttgatccatatttgtctatttgctctgacaaaattctatttgctctgatacattattttagcctatatggctctgatacatatcatgtgttctaatatacattttatgttctgactcgttcatgctgacttttgtcgtttagtttttgttctgtaacatttcaggatgtagagatgctctgatgatgctctggtacattcaataatgttctgatacaaatctagcatgaagtgatgttggtagaaattcaaagctctgaagctatccgatggaagcagaaatcagaagctgtgaatgttctaaagatccagaaaactcaagctctgaagctgtcctaaatggaagcagaaatcagaagctgtgaatgctctgaagatcaaagaaattcaagttctgaagctgtcctagatggaagcaggaatcagaagttgtgaatgttctgatgatcaaagaaattcaagttctgaagctttcctaaacggaagcaggaatcagaagctgtgagtgttctaaggatctaaagaaattctagttctgaagctgtcca
Proteins encoded in this region:
- the LOC131630820 gene encoding uncharacterized protein LOC131630820 — encoded protein: MADETAKSTSTSGSAEQHNGNNGYTRPPVFDGENFEYWKDKLESYFLGLDGDLWDLLMDGYKHPVNASGVKLTRQEMSDDQKKLFRNHHKCRTVLLNAISHAEYEKISNRETAYDIYESFKMTHEGNAQVKETKALALIQKYEAFKMEDDEDIEKMFSRFQTLTAGLRVLDKGYTKADHVKKIIRSLPRRWGPMVTAFKIAKNLNEVSLEELISALRSHEIELDANEPQKKGKSIALKSNIKKCTNAFQAREEDPEESESEEEDELSLISRRLNQLWKNKQRKFRGVRSSKKFERGESSDDRRFDKKKVMCYEFNEPGHFKNECPKLQKENPKKKFHKKKGLMATWDESEDDSDSEDEQANCALMATEDDGSESTSESDSEEVFSELTRDELVSGLTELLEFKSQISLKYKKLKKLFEFETKKLELENSELKEKLLKLSNNVGSPSDSEKSTPSLNHILKEYDLSFRKFLSRSIGRSQLASMIYAVSGNKRVGIGFEGETPYKLEPVDEMKFTYKPLYDQFKYGHSHDIRHTSHAQSFHITHTKKHVTQPRKYHETHIKNYHVVPPIAYNVKPKFNQNLRKSNKKGPKKMWVPKDKIIPIADILGCKKDKAQHVVVPGLWMLTTHDRKKVYVPRPGA